One Phoenix dactylifera cultivar Barhee BC4 unplaced genomic scaffold, palm_55x_up_171113_PBpolish2nd_filt_p 000587F, whole genome shotgun sequence DNA window includes the following coding sequences:
- the LOC120106641 gene encoding patatin-like protein 2 — MASDAEKLANSPPSKGSLVTVLSIDGGGVRGIIPGTILAFLESKLQDLDGEDARIADYFDVVAGTSTGGLVTAMLTAPNKNNRPLFAADDITKFYLENSPKIFPQKTGIFSSTCNLFTVVTGPKYDGKYLHSIIRELLGETRLHQALTNIVIPTFDIKLLQPTIFSTFEARHAPLKDSLLSDICISTSAAPTYLPAHYFETKDANGNTRSFNLVDGGVAANNPTLAAISEVTKEILKKNEDFSPIKPMDYGKFLVISLGTGSAKNEERFSAQKASKWGVLGWLYNNGAAPLIDIFTQASADMVDIHASVVFQALHSTGNYLRIQDDNLTGNASSVDISTEENLLKLVQIGKDLLKKRVSRVNLETGLSEEVNGEVTNEEALIHFAKLLSNERRLRCGKTLEL, encoded by the exons ATGGCTAGCGACGCTGAAAAACTTGCAAACTCTCCACCTTCTAAGGGAAGTCTGGTCACGGTTCTGAGCATTGATGGTGGCGGCGTGAGAGGGATAATCCCAGGAACCATCCTCGCCTTCCTCGAATCAAAGCTCCAA GATCTTGATGGAGAGGATGCAAGGATAGCAGACTACTTTGATGTCGTTGCTGGAACGAGCACAGGAGGGCTCGTGACTGCAATGCTTACAGCTCCCAACAAAAATAATAGGCCACTCTTTGCGGCAGATGATATCACCAAGTTCTATTTAGAAAACTCCCCTAAGATTTTTCCTCAAAA GACTGGGATTTTCTCTTCAACGTGTAATTTGTTTACTGTAGTCACAGGGCCTAAATATGATGGGAAGTATCTGCACTCGATAATACGAGAATTACTTGGTGAAACAAGGCTTCATCAAGCTCTAACTAACATAGTTATTCCTACTTTTGATATTAAGCTTCTTCAGCCCACTATCTTTTCCACCTTTGAG GCAAGACATGCACCTCTGAAAGATTCTCTTCTGTCCGATATATGCATTAGCACATCTGCAGCTCCAACCTATCTTCCTGCCCACTACTTTGAAACAAAAGATGCTAATGGAAACACGAGAAGCTTTAATCTTGTTGATGGAGGGGTTGCAGCAAATAATCCG ACATTAGCAGCGATCAGCGAAGTTACGAAGGAGATCCTCAAGAAAAATGAAGATTTCTCTCCCATCAAGCCAATGGACTATGGCAAATTCCTTGTGATCTCTCTTGGGACGGGGTCAGCAAAGAACGAAGAGAGATTCAGTGCACAAAAGGCCTCCAAATGGGGTGTACTAGGATGGTTGTACAACAATGGTGCTGCGCCTCTGATCGACATTTTTACTCAAGCTAGTGCTGATATGGTTGATATCCATGCATCTGTGGTATTCCAAGCACTCCATTCTACGGGAAACTATCTTCGCATACAG GATGACAACCTGACTGGAAATGCTTCATCTGTGGACATCTCTACGGAGGAGAACTTGCTAAAGCTTGTGCAAATTGGGAAGGATCTCCTCAAGAAGCGAGTGTCAAGGGTTAACTTGGAGACTGGCTTGTCTGAGGAGGTCAATGGGGAGGTAACCAATGAAGAAGCACTCATCCATTTTGCAAAGCTTCTCTCCAATGAAAGACGGTTGAGGTGTGGGAAAACGCTGGAACTCTGA